One Staphylococcus simiae genomic region harbors:
- a CDS encoding ABC transporter ATP-binding protein, which translates to MLKLQNISKKYHQNQTLILNNINLELNKGDIVGLIGKNGAGKTTLMKIIAKCQKPTTGEIYYDNTNINDEDNLLTEFGFMINQIYYPNFTSRQNLLFYLTVNNLNKFIPKITEILKFVGLADDNKKVKHFSFGMKQRLCLAIALITEPKIAVLDEPFIGLDPKGIEQLIKLLQDYASKYAATFLISSHQLNELSQICNRLVLLENGEIKELTKYDYLDRLRIIYLQQIDNREELMSKFNFIIAINHNSIEIINENNNFQLINQEISPHNTLITVENIDNQLSSYFQ; encoded by the coding sequence ATGTTAAAGTTACAGAATATTTCGAAAAAATACCACCAAAATCAAACTCTCATTTTAAATAATATCAATTTAGAATTGAATAAAGGGGACATTGTTGGCCTAATTGGTAAAAATGGGGCAGGTAAAACAACTTTAATGAAAATCATTGCGAAATGTCAAAAGCCAACCACAGGTGAAATTTATTATGATAATACTAATATTAATGACGAAGATAATTTGTTAACTGAATTTGGTTTTATGATTAATCAAATTTATTATCCAAATTTTACTTCTCGGCAAAATTTACTATTTTATTTAACAGTAAATAACTTAAATAAGTTTATCCCGAAAATAACTGAGATTTTGAAATTTGTTGGATTAGCTGATGACAATAAAAAAGTTAAGCATTTTTCTTTTGGTATGAAACAACGTCTATGCTTAGCTATAGCTTTAATTACTGAACCTAAAATTGCTGTTTTAGATGAACCATTCATTGGACTAGATCCTAAAGGAATCGAACAACTTATTAAATTATTGCAAGACTATGCATCTAAATATGCGGCCACTTTTTTGATTTCTAGTCATCAACTAAATGAATTAAGCCAAATATGTAATCGTTTAGTATTATTAGAAAATGGTGAAATAAAAGAATTAACAAAATATGACTATTTAGATAGACTGCGTATAATATATTTACAACAAATTGACAATAGAGAAGAACTAATGAGTAAGTTTAATTTTATTATAGCTATTAATCATAATTCTATTGAAATAATAAATGAAAATAATAATTTTCAACTCATAAATCAAGAAATTTCTCCTCATAATACTTTAATTACAGTAGAAAATATTGATAATCAATTATCTTCTTATTTCCAATAA
- a CDS encoding VOC family protein: MCGLTSVTLGTTNLQQTKHFMVDILGLTFDKHIDQGMRFGDADLNPGTRIHFIEVPGDELETSHIESIGLRTPSDLGLTEYQEILDNHGIAHTTLKELNGNQYFSFEDYNNHVISIYSNENNSGVGLGMPSINSTVNPLHQVQGLGPVILKVNDVTTTSQILSRIFGLELFAEYMPYEDANYYVQVFNIGTGGLGGEIHLCQANPTIQLPDYGVVDQIEFSTQDQAQFNEVMSKLNQIELPYETLQQDDFESIRITENSGLSFIYTLQY, from the coding sequence ATGTGTGGTTTAACTAGTGTTACATTAGGAACTACCAACTTACAACAAACTAAACATTTTATGGTTGATATATTAGGTTTAACTTTTGATAAGCACATTGACCAAGGCATGCGCTTTGGTGATGCTGATTTAAATCCAGGTACTAGAATACATTTTATAGAAGTCCCGGGAGATGAACTTGAAACATCGCATATTGAAAGTATTGGTTTGCGTACACCTTCAGATTTAGGATTAACAGAATATCAAGAAATATTAGATAACCATGGTATTGCTCATACGACGTTGAAAGAATTAAATGGCAATCAGTACTTTAGTTTTGAAGATTATAATAATCATGTCATTTCGATTTATTCCAATGAAAATAACTCTGGAGTAGGTCTTGGCATGCCATCTATCAATAGCACTGTTAATCCTTTACATCAAGTTCAAGGACTGGGTCCTGTTATTTTAAAAGTTAATGATGTGACTACAACGAGTCAAATTTTAAGTCGTATTTTTGGCTTAGAGTTATTTGCAGAGTACATGCCTTATGAAGATGCTAATTATTATGTGCAAGTATTTAATATCGGTACAGGCGGACTCGGTGGTGAAATACATTTATGTCAAGCTAATCCAACCATACAGTTACCTGATTATGGCGTCGTCGATCAAATAGAATTTTCAACGCAAGATCAGGCACAATTTAATGAAGTTATGTCAAAATTAAACCAAATAGAATTACCATATGAAACGTTACAACAAGATGATTTTGAATCGATACGAATTACTGAGAATAGTGGTCTATCGTTTATATATACATTACAATATTAA
- a CDS encoding vWA domain-containing protein — MSDRFIKFNDEQLDAKQVMMLQDLARLLLKNEQTQVKIQKFPFYNPLQNVLITSWFWSHRPKHIEQAGLKTDVMLAAYGYQLMDVDIVNEVVHDRQFEHTKFYQQLFKLLEDMRVFNKIKSQRPNTAKYIDLRLNTRIAYTESQIKVYQTKTQYTDLLFLYLEKAFLSQNFFDIPTIHPKLDDILVNMYLYLPNFFYNENSEDNMYLAQRVMFQIDHILQEDMLNEYYYLPRTVYEQIAEQQFEDLTRTDASQVDGKDASSEDDEIESEHAETKSADSESQGGAYLEMELHEGENSETLGNDEAREGDSTDDMTDMMTKKGKGSQNDILDDKEGGATGQNSAFQLDGINKNVAIEWQIPQIEPQYISEYQDVRSEVQFEIKDLIQIIKKTIEREHQDARYNLSKGRLQKDLINWFIDDQYKLFYKEQDLSKSFDATFTLLIDASASMHDKMTETIKGVVLFHETLKSLNIKHEILAFSEDAFDADENVQPNIMSEIINYDYSILDKDGPRIMALEPQDDNRDGVAIRIASERLIRRHHHQRFLIVFSDGEPSAFNYSQDGIIDTYEAVEMARKFGIEVFNVFLSQEPITEDIEQTIHNIYGQYALFVEGVENLPAHLSPLLKKLLLKSL, encoded by the coding sequence ATGAGTGATCGTTTCATAAAATTTAATGACGAACAACTTGATGCTAAGCAAGTGATGATGTTACAAGATTTAGCACGCTTACTTTTAAAAAATGAACAAACGCAAGTGAAGATTCAAAAATTCCCTTTTTATAATCCACTTCAAAATGTACTCATTACAAGTTGGTTTTGGTCACATCGACCTAAGCATATAGAGCAAGCAGGCTTAAAAACTGATGTTATGCTAGCTGCTTATGGCTATCAATTAATGGATGTTGATATTGTGAATGAAGTTGTTCATGACAGACAATTTGAACATACGAAGTTTTATCAACAACTTTTTAAACTATTAGAGGACATGAGAGTCTTTAATAAGATTAAAAGTCAACGTCCCAATACAGCTAAATATATAGACTTACGTTTAAACACACGAATTGCATATACTGAATCGCAAATAAAAGTTTATCAAACTAAAACGCAGTATACTGATTTATTATTTTTATATTTGGAAAAAGCTTTTTTAAGTCAGAATTTCTTTGATATACCTACCATTCATCCTAAACTAGATGACATTTTAGTTAATATGTATTTATACTTACCTAATTTTTTCTACAATGAGAATTCTGAAGACAACATGTATTTAGCACAACGTGTCATGTTCCAAATTGATCATATATTACAAGAAGATATGTTGAATGAATATTATTATTTACCAAGAACAGTCTATGAACAAATTGCAGAGCAACAATTTGAAGATTTAACAAGAACGGATGCGAGTCAAGTCGATGGCAAGGATGCTTCTTCTGAAGATGATGAGATTGAAAGTGAACATGCTGAAACTAAATCAGCAGATAGTGAATCACAAGGTGGAGCATATCTTGAAATGGAGCTACATGAAGGTGAAAATAGTGAAACATTAGGTAATGATGAAGCAAGAGAAGGCGATTCAACTGATGATATGACTGATATGATGACTAAAAAGGGTAAAGGCTCTCAAAATGATATACTAGATGATAAAGAAGGTGGCGCTACAGGACAAAATAGTGCCTTTCAATTAGATGGTATTAACAAAAATGTTGCTATTGAGTGGCAAATTCCACAAATTGAACCACAATACATTAGTGAATATCAAGACGTACGCAGTGAAGTGCAATTTGAGATTAAAGATTTAATTCAAATTATTAAAAAAACCATTGAACGCGAACATCAAGATGCTCGATATAATCTATCAAAGGGTCGTTTGCAAAAAGATTTAATTAATTGGTTTATTGATGACCAATATAAACTATTCTACAAAGAGCAAGATTTAAGTAAGTCCTTTGATGCTACCTTTACATTATTAATTGATGCTTCTGCTAGTATGCATGATAAAATGACTGAAACGATTAAAGGTGTTGTTTTATTCCATGAGACATTGAAATCATTAAATATTAAGCATGAAATATTAGCCTTTAGTGAAGATGCCTTTGATGCGGATGAAAACGTGCAACCCAATATAATGAGTGAAATTATTAACTATGATTACTCAATACTAGATAAAGATGGTCCTAGAATAATGGCATTAGAGCCACAAGATGATAATCGTGATGGTGTAGCAATACGAATAGCTAGTGAACGTTTAATTCGACGACATCATCATCAACGATTTTTAATTGTCTTTTCCGATGGGGAACCATCAGCCTTTAATTATAGTCAAGATGGTATTATTGATACGTATGAAGCAGTAGAAATGGCACGCAAATTTGGCATAGAAGTATTTAATGTCTTTTTAAGTCAAGAACCGATAACTGAAGACATAGAGCAAACGATTCATAATATATATGGACAATATGCTCTTTTTGTTGAAGGTGTTGAAAATTTACCTGCACATTTATCACCATTATTGAAAAAGCTATTACTAAAATCTTTATAG
- the cspA gene encoding cold shock protein CspA, whose product MKQGTVKWFNAEKGFGFIEVEGENDVFVHFSAINQDGYKSLEEGQAVEFEVVEGDRGPQAANVVKL is encoded by the coding sequence ATGAAACAAGGTACAGTTAAATGGTTTAACGCTGAAAAAGGATTCGGCTTTATCGAAGTTGAAGGAGAAAATGATGTATTCGTACATTTTTCAGCAATTAACCAAGATGGTTACAAATCATTAGAAGAAGGTCAGGCAGTTGAGTTTGAAGTAGTTGAAGGCGATCGCGGTCCTCAAGCTGCAAACGTTGTAAAACTTTAA
- a CDS encoding acylphosphatase: MERKHVKVFGTVQGVGFRFYTQRLAFKYNIVGTVQNVNDYVEIYAQGKKDNLNQFINSVIEGASPASHVTHHEIDELEIDSSLNDFRTI, translated from the coding sequence ATGGAACGTAAACATGTTAAAGTATTTGGAACAGTACAAGGAGTCGGATTCCGATTCTATACTCAAAGACTTGCATTTAAATATAATATTGTAGGAACAGTACAAAATGTAAATGATTATGTAGAAATATATGCTCAAGGTAAGAAAGATAATTTAAATCAATTTATAAATAGCGTTATTGAAGGTGCTTCGCCAGCATCACATGTAACTCATCACGAAATTGATGAGTTAGAAATAGATAGTTCATTAAATGATTTCAGAACGATATAA
- a CDS encoding ATP-binding cassette domain-containing protein yields the protein MSSYAVEFQHVSKRLNHQDILDNISFKIPKHSITLLEGKNGSGKSITIKLLCKLIKPNQGYIMSTNDVSYAPEYFPDNLNITIRDYFKYIKQVNRTAFQQPIFDLFISQLHIHPFLTTKLKDCSLGTRQKVNLIQCLVVNKDLYVLDEPFNALDKKSVAFIKRYLLQLKDRHTVILTCHDQDVQQLISHKVLIHNGGLIEDTSINTLRSQFTYKYVIINFNNIKLLNNYLIDMWHHIEIFDRELHIMIKRDDLNRLLVTLIHHDIEIKEVGDYNYD from the coding sequence ATGTCATCTTATGCAGTTGAATTTCAACATGTTTCTAAACGTCTTAATCATCAAGATATATTAGATAATATTAGCTTTAAGATACCTAAACATAGCATTACATTATTAGAAGGGAAAAATGGTTCTGGTAAAAGTATAACTATAAAATTATTATGTAAACTAATAAAGCCAAATCAAGGTTATATTATGTCAACGAATGATGTCAGTTATGCACCTGAATATTTTCCTGATAATTTAAATATAACTATCAGAGATTATTTTAAATATATTAAACAAGTAAATCGTACTGCATTTCAACAACCTATCTTTGATTTATTTATTTCTCAACTACACATACATCCATTTTTAACTACTAAATTAAAGGATTGCTCTTTGGGTACTAGACAAAAGGTAAATCTAATTCAATGTTTAGTTGTTAATAAAGATTTATATGTCTTGGACGAACCATTTAATGCTTTAGATAAAAAATCAGTAGCATTTATTAAAAGGTATTTATTACAGCTTAAAGACAGACATACAGTGATCTTGACATGTCATGATCAAGACGTACAACAATTAATTAGTCATAAAGTTCTGATACATAATGGAGGTTTAATAGAGGATACATCGATAAATACATTGCGGTCGCAATTTACTTATAAATATGTGATCATTAATTTTAATAATATAAAGTTACTTAACAATTATTTGATAGATATGTGGCACCATATTGAAATCTTTGATCGTGAATTACATATTATGATCAAGCGTGATGATTTAAATCGTTTGCTGGTCACTTTAATTCATCATGACATAGAAATAAAAGAAGTAGGTGATTATAATTATGATTAG
- a CDS encoding toxic anion resistance protein — translation MLNNDKHTKTHPLDDLLNNNQQQLTTDSYDKQQLSIEEQQKVDQLSQQIETLDHDSLLSYGAQLQQHMSHFSHQMLDDVQTKNVGPVGDTLSHLMAKLKTVNPNDLNPDKQSKFKKLFTRAKASVNEIFSRMQSVSAQIDRITIQLQQHQDHLSKDIELLNQLYDKNKVYFDDLTLYIIAAQQKKNQLLQQDLPKLQADIQQTSNQMEVQRLADMEQFIDRLDKRIYDLQLSRQIAIQTAPQIRMIQNVDQALAEKIQSSILTSIPLWKNQMAIALTLMRQRNAVAAQRAVTDTTNDLLTTNAAMLKQNALETATENERGIVDIETLKTTQQDIIDTIEQTLQIQQQGRENRQQAEQELQHLENDLKQHLITMKRE, via the coding sequence ATGTTAAATAATGACAAGCATACAAAGACGCATCCTCTTGATGATTTGCTCAACAATAACCAACAGCAATTAACAACAGATAGTTATGATAAACAACAACTGTCTATTGAAGAACAACAAAAAGTTGATCAATTGAGTCAACAAATTGAAACTTTAGACCATGATAGTTTATTATCTTATGGTGCACAATTACAACAACATATGTCGCATTTTTCTCATCAAATGCTAGACGATGTTCAAACTAAAAATGTTGGTCCTGTCGGTGATACTTTAAGTCACTTAATGGCTAAATTAAAAACTGTAAATCCTAATGATTTAAATCCGGATAAGCAATCAAAATTCAAAAAATTATTTACTAGAGCCAAAGCGTCTGTAAATGAAATCTTTTCAAGAATGCAATCAGTAAGCGCACAAATAGATCGAATAACGATTCAATTACAACAACATCAAGATCATTTAAGTAAAGATATAGAATTGTTAAATCAACTATATGATAAGAATAAAGTTTATTTTGATGATTTAACATTGTATATCATTGCTGCACAGCAAAAAAAGAATCAGTTACTTCAACAAGATCTACCAAAACTACAAGCTGACATACAACAAACCTCAAATCAAATGGAAGTGCAACGACTTGCTGATATGGAACAGTTTATTGATCGCTTAGATAAACGTATTTATGATTTACAGCTATCTCGACAAATTGCGATTCAAACAGCACCACAAATTAGAATGATTCAAAATGTTGATCAAGCATTAGCCGAAAAGATTCAAAGTTCTATTTTAACAAGTATTCCTCTGTGGAAAAATCAAATGGCTATCGCTTTAACACTCATGAGACAACGAAATGCTGTTGCGGCACAGCGTGCTGTTACTGATACAACGAATGACTTACTTACAACAAATGCTGCTATGTTAAAACAAAATGCGCTGGAAACAGCCACTGAAAATGAACGTGGCATTGTTGATATAGAAACTTTAAAAACAACACAACAAGATATTATTGATACGATTGAACAGACATTACAAATTCAGCAACAAGGTCGAGAAAATCGCCAACAAGCTGAGCAAGAACTACAACATTTAGAAAACGACTTAAAGCAACATTTGATAACTATGAAACGAGAATAA
- a CDS encoding ATP-binding protein produces the protein MAIKQYQNSDQTVFNDAKALFDLNKNILLKGPTGSGKTKLAETLSDVVNIPMHQVNCSVDLDTESLLGFKTIKTNSQGQQEIVFVDGPVIKAMKEGHILYIDEINMAKPETLPVLNGVLDYRRQITNPYTGEVIKAVPGFNVIAAINEGYVGTLPMNEALKNRFVVIHVDYIDGDILKEVIKEQSLLQDDTKIEQIIKFNEDLRTMSQQGQISEEAASIRALLDLCDLLTVMPVERAIKRTIIDKLEDEREQQAIINAVELNF, from the coding sequence ATGGCAATAAAACAATATCAAAATTCAGATCAAACAGTATTTAATGATGCCAAAGCGTTATTTGATTTAAATAAAAATATACTATTAAAAGGGCCCACTGGGTCTGGTAAGACTAAACTTGCTGAAACTTTAAGTGATGTAGTTAATATTCCTATGCATCAAGTTAACTGTTCAGTAGATTTAGATACCGAAAGTTTACTAGGCTTTAAAACAATTAAGACTAACTCGCAAGGTCAACAAGAAATTGTCTTTGTAGATGGCCCTGTCATTAAGGCAATGAAAGAAGGGCATATTCTTTATATTGATGAAATTAATATGGCTAAACCAGAAACTTTGCCAGTACTTAATGGTGTGTTAGACTATCGTCGACAAATTACAAACCCATATACTGGTGAAGTAATAAAAGCCGTACCTGGTTTTAATGTGATTGCTGCTATTAATGAAGGTTATGTTGGTACCTTACCTATGAATGAAGCACTTAAAAACCGCTTTGTAGTAATTCATGTAGATTATATAGATGGTGACATTTTAAAAGAAGTCATTAAAGAACAAAGTTTATTGCAAGATGATACTAAAATAGAACAAATTATCAAATTTAATGAAGATTTACGCACTATGTCACAGCAAGGACAAATTTCTGAAGAAGCAGCTAGTATTCGTGCACTACTTGATTTATGTGACTTGTTAACAGTTATGCCAGTGGAACGTGCAATAAAACGTACGATTATTGATAAATTAGAAGATGAACGTGAGCAACAAGCAATTATTAATGCAGTTGAATTAAACTTTTAA
- a CDS encoding DUF6501 family protein: MLHETWKDKEPIKKVEVTNTDAKKFTVSDMLTVGKQYDVINETEEYYQIIDNSGLVGGYYKDYFKEV, translated from the coding sequence ATGTTACACGAAACATGGAAAGACAAGGAACCAATTAAAAAAGTAGAAGTTACCAATACAGATGCTAAAAAATTTACAGTATCTGATATGCTAACAGTTGGTAAACAATATGATGTCATTAATGAAACAGAAGAGTATTATCAAATTATAGATAATTCTGGACTTGTTGGTGGCTACTATAAGGACTACTTTAAAGAAGTTTAA
- the sucB gene encoding dihydrolipoyllysine-residue succinyltransferase produces MSEVKVPELAESITEGTIAEWLKNEGDQVDKGEAILELETDKVNVEVVSEEAGVLSQQLAKEGDTVEVGQAIAVIGEGSGNASNETASNDTPQKEETTQSEVTEQTSNASEESKQTDDNNQRVNATPSARRYARENGVNLAEVSAKNNDVVRKEDIDNKQQAPAKQQTKAPEKAPKATNQNPSKPVIREKMSRRKKTAAKKLLEVSNNTAMLTTFNEVDMTNVMELRKRKKEQFMKDHDGTKLGFMSFFTKAAVAALKKYPEVNAEIDGDDMITKQYYDIGVAVSTDDGLLVPFVRDCDKKNFAEIEAEIANLAVKARDKKLGLDDMVNGSFTITNGGIFGSMMSTPIINGSQAAILGMHSIITRPIAIDQDTIENRPMMYIALSYDHRIIDGKEAVGFLKTIKELIENPEDLLLES; encoded by the coding sequence ATGTCAGAAGTAAAAGTTCCAGAATTAGCAGAGTCTATTACAGAAGGTACCATTGCAGAGTGGTTAAAAAATGAAGGCGATCAAGTCGATAAAGGTGAAGCTATCCTTGAATTAGAAACTGATAAAGTCAACGTTGAAGTTGTTTCTGAAGAGGCAGGGGTATTATCACAACAATTAGCAAAAGAAGGCGACACAGTTGAAGTTGGCCAAGCAATTGCAGTTATTGGTGAAGGTAGTGGTAATGCTTCAAATGAAACAGCAAGCAACGATACTCCACAAAAAGAAGAAACTACTCAATCAGAAGTTACTGAACAAACTTCTAATGCTAGTGAAGAAAGTAAACAAACTGATGATAACAACCAAAGAGTGAATGCTACACCATCAGCAAGACGTTATGCTAGAGAAAATGGTGTGAATTTAGCAGAAGTAAGTGCTAAAAATAATGATGTTGTCAGAAAAGAAGATATTGATAATAAACAACAAGCACCAGCTAAACAACAAACTAAAGCACCTGAAAAAGCACCAAAAGCAACTAATCAAAATCCATCTAAACCAGTTATCAGAGAAAAAATGTCTCGTAGAAAGAAAACTGCAGCTAAAAAATTACTAGAAGTTTCTAATAATACAGCTATGTTAACAACATTTAACGAAGTTGATATGACGAATGTGATGGAATTACGCAAACGTAAAAAAGAACAATTTATGAAAGATCATGATGGCACTAAATTAGGATTTATGTCATTCTTCACTAAGGCAGCTGTTGCAGCACTGAAAAAATACCCAGAAGTTAATGCAGAAATTGATGGCGATGACATGATTACTAAACAATATTATGATATTGGTGTAGCAGTTTCTACTGATGACGGATTATTAGTACCATTTGTCAGAGACTGTGATAAGAAGAACTTTGCTGAAATCGAAGCTGAAATTGCAAACTTGGCAGTTAAAGCTAGAGATAAAAAACTTGGTTTAGACGATATGGTCAATGGATCATTTACAATTACGAATGGTGGTATCTTTGGTTCAATGATGAGTACGCCAATTATTAATGGTAGTCAAGCTGCTATTTTAGGTATGCATTCAATTATTACTAGACCAATTGCTATTGATCAAGATACAATTGAAAATCGTCCAATGATGTATATTGCATTAAGCTATGACCATAGAATTATTGATGGTAAAGAAGCTGTTGGATTCTTAAAAACAATTAAAGAATTAATTGAAAATCCAGAAGACTTATTATTAGAATCATAA
- a CDS encoding 5-bromo-4-chloroindolyl phosphate hydrolysis family protein translates to MTMRYTISHILGVLVGIPIAIITWIIGAVALDVTFLIDISIGVLGFIASYLPIQKLTSRKYLNEVGLTRKDYRYIRSQLNQTHQKLRGILKSYVNIRSIKDFKQIHDIYQISRSIYTSVKQRPSMFFIVEGFFYSHLDNALNLVESYTRLAKMPRKTKIDKQKLEQTRITLDEVKRTLLADLRRLNEDDFQRLDVEIELNRLRQQQHKDNK, encoded by the coding sequence ATGACAATGAGATATACAATTTCTCATATATTGGGTGTATTAGTAGGTATACCTATCGCCATCATCACATGGATTATAGGTGCAGTTGCTCTAGATGTTACTTTTTTAATTGATATAAGCATTGGTGTGCTAGGTTTTATTGCAAGCTATTTACCTATACAAAAGCTGACATCACGTAAATATTTGAATGAAGTCGGATTAACTAGAAAAGATTATCGCTATATACGTAGTCAACTAAATCAAACACATCAAAAATTGAGAGGTATCTTAAAAAGTTATGTCAATATACGCTCAATTAAAGATTTCAAACAAATACATGATATTTATCAAATATCTCGTTCTATCTATACTTCTGTTAAGCAAAGACCGTCTATGTTCTTTATTGTTGAAGGGTTCTTCTATTCCCATTTAGATAATGCATTAAATTTAGTTGAATCATATACACGTCTAGCTAAAATGCCACGTAAAACAAAAATCGACAAACAAAAATTAGAACAAACGAGAATTACACTTGATGAAGTTAAGCGAACTTTGCTAGCAGATCTAAGAAGATTAAACGAAGACGACTTTCAAAGATTAGATGTAGAAATTGAATTAAACAGATTAAGACAACAACAACATAAAGACAATAAATAA
- the msaA gene encoding DUF1033 family protein, whose product MWTVAKIRADYEGWWLFSDWPDNIVEQFDYQTFDEMIENYQQLINKCKVDFDNYITGKYNIYAFYNNCDLNFCEDCEEDLQIFYSFIVLQDNEVYYKLPIVD is encoded by the coding sequence ATGTGGACAGTTGCTAAGATTAGAGCCGATTATGAGGGATGGTGGTTGTTCAGTGACTGGCCAGATAATATAGTTGAACAATTTGATTATCAAACATTCGATGAAATGATTGAAAATTATCAACAATTAATTAATAAATGTAAAGTGGATTTTGATAATTATATTACAGGTAAATATAATATTTATGCATTTTATAATAATTGTGATTTAAATTTTTGTGAAGATTGTGAAGAAGACTTACAAATATTTTATAGTTTTATAGTATTACAAGATAATGAAGTTTATTATAAACTTCCAATAGTTGATTAA
- a CDS encoding Msa family membrane protein — MIYILISLVLNLIFYGILSVVGLKLNVLLIFIFILTIPILIAAYFYFKTTNNKLYIFTNIMFLDLYYYMFNLHLIDTPQYHKHFNDTLNHLKDDNITLSQYNFNFNDVVFLTIYMIIIFIILSYYKKHKIKK; from the coding sequence TTGATATATATTCTTATTAGTCTAGTTCTTAATTTAATATTTTATGGTATTTTATCGGTAGTTGGTTTGAAATTAAATGTGTTGTTAATATTCATATTTATTTTAACGATACCTATTTTAATAGCAGCTTACTTTTACTTTAAAACTACTAACAATAAATTGTATATTTTTACTAATATTATGTTTCTAGATTTATACTATTATATGTTTAATCTTCATCTCATAGACACACCACAATACCACAAGCACTTTAATGATACATTAAATCATTTAAAAGATGATAATATTACATTAAGCCAATATAATTTTAATTTTAATGATGTTGTTTTTTTAACTATTTATATGATAATTATCTTTATCATTCTGTCTTACTATAAAAAGCATAAAATTAAAAAGTGA